In Eleutherodactylus coqui strain aEleCoq1 chromosome 4, aEleCoq1.hap1, whole genome shotgun sequence, the following are encoded in one genomic region:
- the LOC136624910 gene encoding free fatty acid receptor 4-like, protein MANMIEPCQSEENCNFIYFNFYSEFDKTLAVKVLETTFLSVVFMFSCFVNICAIILLVRKKKLVTADCFVLNLFCSDFLFISIIPLILVIRWTEAWVLGDFFCHLIFFIICLSSSVNLISLSAVSLERMMYIMKVSQATSCNVKVVTIGILTIWGFSVMTALPMFLLFNVITQKVNNRDVQVCTLVWPTVAEEIVWDISFIILDFLIPGLSIIVSYTKIFKITKEIRERMISSTAYSEVHQYRVSQKDYRLFRTLLTLMISFFVMWAPLFIIVLLLLFYNLMNNFNLSPTVFFWIIGFTFCNSIVNPILYNINLLKQKWWRVIFCGNLEDSEDDTGTTTKRNENKMVHQIPNKN, encoded by the exons ATGGCCAACATGATTGAACCATGTCAGTCTGAAGAAAACTGCAACTTTATCTATTTTAACTTTTACTCGGAGTTTGACAAAACCTTGGCAGTGAAAGTCTTGGAGACCACCTTCCTCTCTGTAGTGTTCATGTTCTCATGCTTTGTAAACATTTGTGCCATTATCTTGCTAGTCAGAAAGAAGAAACTAGTAACTGCCGACTGCTTTGTACTGAACCTGTTTTGTTCGGACTTCTTGTTCATCAGCATAATACCGCTCATCTTAGTCATCCGATGGACGGAGGCTTGGGTCTTGGGTGATTTCTTCTGCCATCTGATCTTCTTTATCATCTGCCTCAGTAGCTCTGTCAACCTGATCTCCCTTTCTGCTGTGAGCCTGGAGAGAATGATGTACATCATGAAGGTGTCCCAAGCTACCTCCTGTAATGTTAAAGTGGTGACAATAGGAATTTTGACCATCTGGGGTTTCTCAGTCATGACAGCCTTACCCATGTTTCTGTTGTTCAATGTAATAACACAGAAAGTGAATAATAGG GATGTCCAGGTCTGCACTCTTGTTTGGCCAACAGTCGCAGAAGAAATTGTATGGGATATATCATTTATAATATTGGACTTCTTGATACCAGGTTTAAGTATTATAGTTAGCTACACCAAGATCTTCAAG atcaCAAAGGAAATCAGGGAGCGGATGATCAGCAGCACGGCTTATTCTGAAGTCCACCAGTACCGTGTGTCCCAGAAAGACTACAGACTCTTCAGAACTCTCTTAACGCTCATGATCTCTTTCTTTGTCATGTGGGCCCCCCTGTTTATAATCGTCCTTTTGCTTCTTTTTTATAACCTGATGAACAACTTTAACTTATCGCCAACTGTTTTCTTCTGGATTATAGGGTTTACATTCTGCAACTCAATAGTTAATCCAATTTTGTACAACATCAATTTGCTCAAGCAGAAATGGTGGAGGGTCATCTTTTGTGGAAACCTTGAGGACAGCGAGGACGACACAGGGACAACGACTAAACGGAATGAGAATAAAATGGTACATCAAATACCAAATAAAAATTGA